The sequence GTAGAAGCCGTCGAGGTCCAGCTCCTGCGCGTCGGCGGGCGGCCAGACGGTGGCGTCGAATCCGGCATGGTGCTCACCGGCGACGAGGGTGCCCGCGGCGTGCTGGGTCCAGGGCAGCTCCTCCGGCCCGTCGGGGCGGGAGTGGACGCTGACGGCGCGGCGTCCCGACGCGTCGGGACTGCCCACCCACACCTGCACCTGGACGCCGCCCTCCTCGGGCAGCACCAGCGGGGCGGCGAGGGTGAGTTCCTCCACCCGGCCGCAGCCGGCCTCGTCCCCGGCGCGCACGGCCAGCTCCAGGAAGGCGGTGCCCGGCAGGAGCACAGTGCCGCGCACGGCGTGGTCGGCGAGCCAGGGGTGGGTACGCGTCGACAGCCGTCCGGTCAGCAGCAGCCCGTCGGAGTTGGCGACCGACACGGCCGCCGTCAGCAGCGGGTGGTGTGCCGCGCCCAGGCCCGCGGCGCGCACATCACCGCCGGTCGCGGGCACGCTCTTGGGCCAGTAGCGGCGGCGCTGGAAGGCGTACGTGGGCAGGTCGGCGCGCCGGGCGCCGGTGTTCTGGAAGTAGGGCTCCCACTGGACGGCCACACCGCGGGTGTGCAGACCCGCCAGCGCGGCGGTGAGCGTCTCGGCCTCGGGGCGGCCGGGGCGGAGCACGGCGAGCGTGGCCGGGACGCCCTCGGCGGCGGTGTCCGTGTCCGCGGCCAGGCAGGTCTGGGCCATGGCGGACAGGACGCCGTCGGGGCCCAGTTCCAGGAAGGTGGCGGCGCCGTGGCCGTCGAGCCAGGCGACGGCGTCGGCGAACCGTACGGCGTGGCGGGCGTGGTCCACCCAGTAGTCGGGGGAGGTCAGCTGCTCCACCGTGGCGAGGGTGCCGGTCAGGCCGGAGACGACCGGGATCACGGGCGCCTGCGGGGTGAGCCGGGAGACGGCCGCGCGGAACTCCGCCAGCATGGGCTCCATGAGCGGGGAGTGGAACGCGTGCGAGACCCGCAGCCGCTTGGTCCTGCGGCCCAGCGCGCCGAAGTGCTCGGCGACGGCGGTGACGTCGTCGACTTCACCGGCGACGACGACGGCGTGGGGCCCGTTGACCGCGGCGATGGAGACGCGCTCCTGCCGGTCCTCAAGGAGGGGCAGGACCTCGTCCTCGGCGGCTTCGAGGGAGACCATGGCGCCGCCCTCGGGCAGCGCCTGCATGAGGCGGCCGCGGGCGAGCACCAGGGCCGCGGCGTCGGCCAGGGTGAAGACGCCGGCGACATGCGCCGCGGCGATCTCGCCGATGGAGTGCCCGGCGAGGAAGTCCGGCGTGATGCCGAAGGACTCGGCGAGCCGGTACAGCGCGACCTCGAGCGCGAACAGCGCCGGCTGGGCGTAGCCGGTCTCGTCGAGCAGGGCGGCCTCGGGCGTGCCGTCGGCGGCGAACAGCACGTCCTTCAGGGGCCGTTCGAGTCCTTCGTCGAAGTGGCCGAGGACCTCGTCCAGGGCGGTGGCGAAGACGGGGAAGCGGGCGGCCAGTTCACGCCCCATGCCCGGCCGCTGGGAGCCCTGGCCCGCGAAGAGGAAGGCGAGCTTGGACCGTGTCCGCGCGGTGTCCTGCACCAGACCCGGGGCCGGTGTGCCGTCGGCGAGCGCGGTGAGGGCGGCGCGGGCACCGTCCAGGTCGGCCGCGGTGAACGCGGCGCGGTGCTCCAGGCCGGAGCGGGCCGTGGCCAGGGAGTAGGCCACGTCCAGGGGCGCGGGGCCGGACGTGAGGTGTGCGAGCAGCTGGGCCGCCTGGGCGCGCAGCGCCTCACGGGTGCGGCCGGAGACGAGCCAGGGGACGGCGCCCGCCGCCACGGGTTCGGCGGCGGCCGGCTCCGTGTCCTCCTCGGGGGCGGCCGGGGCCTCCTCCAGGATCGTGTGCGCGTTGGTGCCGCTGAGCCCGAACGAGGAGACGCCGGCCCGGCGCGGCTGTTCGCCCTGGGGCCAGGCGGTCTGCTCGGTGAGCAGGCGCACGGCTCCCTGCGTCCAGTCGACGTGCGAGGACGGCGCGTCCACATGGAGCGTGCGCGGGAGCAGGCCGTGCCGCATGGCCAGCACCATCTTGATGACGCCGGCCATGCCGGCCGCCGCCTGGGTGTGGCCGATGTTGGATTTGACGGAGCCCAGCAGCAGCGGCCGGTCGTCGTCGCGGTTGCGGCCGTAGGTCGCCAACAGCGCCTGGGCCTCGACCGGGTCGCCCAGGGTGGTGCCGGTGCCGTGCGCCTCGACGACGTCGACCTCGTCGGCCGAGAGCCGCGCGCTGACCAGCGCCTGCTCGATCACCCGTTGCTGCGAGGGGCCGTTGGGCGCGGTCAGCCCGTTGGAGGCGCCGTCCTGGTTGACGGCGGAGCCCCGGATGACGGCCAGGATCTCGTGCCCGTTGCGACGGGCCTCCGAGAGGCGCTCCAGGACCAGCACGCCCACGCCCTCGGACCAGCCGGTGCCGTCGGCGGAGTCGGCGAAGGAGCGGCAGCGCCCGTCGGCGGAGAGCCCGCCCTGGCGGTTGAACTCCACGAAGGTGGTGGGGCTGGACATCACGGTGACGCCGGCGGCCAGCGCCAGGGAGCACTCGCCCTGGCGCAGGGAGTGGGCGGCCAGGTGCAGGGCCACGAGGGAGGACGAGCAGGCGGTGTCGACGGTGACCGCCGGGCCCACGGCCCCGAAGAAGTAGGCGAGTCGGCCCGAGATGACGCTGGTGGTGGTGCCCGTCAGGGCGAAGCCCTGGACGTCGTCGTCCGGGCCCACCCGGTACTCCTGGGGCATCGCCCCGACGAACATGCCCGTCCTGGTGCCCCGGACCGCCGCCGGGTCGATACCGGCCCGCTCGAAGGCTTCCCAGGAGGACTCCATCAGCAGTCGCTGCTGCGGGTCCATGGCGAGCGCCTCACGGGGCGATATCCCGAAGAAGGAGGCGTCGAACTCGGCCGCGTCGTGCAGGAATCCGCCGGAGAACTCCGCCGCGTCCTCGGCCAGCAGCTCCCAGCCGCGGTCGGTGGGGGACGTGGTGATGCCGTCCCCGTCGGCGGCGAGCAGGGACCAGAGCTCCTCGGGACTGCGTACGCCTCCCGGGAAGCGGCAGCTCATCCCCACGATCGCGATCGGCTCGCGGGCCGCCGCCTCCAGCTCGCCCACCCGCTGCCGGGAGCGCCGCAGATCGGCGCTGGCCCGCTTCAGGTAGTCGCGGAGCTTCTGTTCCTGGTCCATGTTCGCCACGTTCAACCCAACCCATCTCAAGACCGGCGGACAGCAGAGGATTTCGATGCGGACATCCGGCCTGAGGACGGCTGTTCCACAGCGACTGAGTGATCTGCGTGCCCTGCACGAGGCAGCTCGACGTACCGCACGCCACTCGCCCAGTTTCGACGGTGTTTGTCTCGGAATTCCCTAGAGTCGGCCGGACCCTAGAGTCGGCCGGACCCTGGGGCCGGCCGCACGGAAACGCACCTCACGCCGCGGGCTTTCCCGCGGCGGTGAGGTGTTCACGCAGAAGTGCCAGGACGGCCGGAGCCTGCGAGCTGAGGAAGAAGTGACCGCCGGGATAGACCCGGAGGTCGAACGCGCCCGTGGTGTGGGCGCGCCAGCCCTCGGCCTCCTCCAGTGTCGTCTTGGGGTCGTCGTCACCGGTCAACGCGGTGATCGGCGCCTTGATCGCCGCCCCGGGGTCGCAGCGGTAGGTCTCCACCGCGGTGTAGTCGCTGCGGATCGCCGGGAGGATCATGCGCAGGATTTCCTCGTCGCCCAGGATCGCGGCGTCCGTGCCGGAGAGCAGCTTCAGTTCGGCGACGATCCCGTCGTCGTCACGCCGGTGGACGCTCTCCGCGCGGTAGCGCGAGGGCGCGCGGCGTCCCGATGCGAAGAACTGCGTCAGCTCGCCTCCGTCGGCCTCCAGGCGCCGGGCCACCTCGAAGGCGACCATCGCGCCCATGCTGTGCCCGAAGAACGCCGTCGGCCGCGACCGGAGCCGGTTCCGCAGGGCCGCGTACACCTGATCGGCCATGGCTCCGATGTCGCCGGGGCTGGTCTCGGTGCGCCGGTCCTGGCGGCCGGGGTACTGCACCGACAGCACCTCCGCCACGGATGACAGCTGTGCCGATACGGGGAAGAAGAAGGAGGCCGAACCGCCCGCGTGCGGAAAGCAGACGAGCTGGCGCCGGTGCTGCGGCGCCGGGTGGTAGCACCGGGCCCAGAGCCCTTCCGCCGTGGTCGTCGTCATACTGCTGGCTCCTCCTCGCGATGGCGCCGGACCGGTCCGGCGGGATGCGGGCACCGATCGCCGGCCCCGGCTGTCTGTGGAATGCAGCTGCCACACGTCCATTCGACAAGGGGGAATGCCGGAAATCACCTAGTGTCCGCACCCCGCACGACAGCGGGCCCGCACGACGCACCGACGCCGCACCGGATACGCCCGGGGCACCCATGGCGCGCCGGGCTATCCGTGCGTCCGGCCCGACTACCAGCTGGCGGCCAGCAGCAGGTCGCCGTACTCCCGCTCGCGGGACGCCTGGCGCAGGTCGGAGTCGACCATCATGCGCATCAGTTCG is a genomic window of Streptomyces gilvosporeus containing:
- a CDS encoding thioesterase II family protein, producing the protein MTTTTAEGLWARCYHPAPQHRRQLVCFPHAGGSASFFFPVSAQLSSVAEVLSVQYPGRQDRRTETSPGDIGAMADQVYAALRNRLRSRPTAFFGHSMGAMVAFEVARRLEADGGELTQFFASGRRAPSRYRAESVHRRDDDGIVAELKLLSGTDAAILGDEEILRMILPAIRSDYTAVETYRCDPGAAIKAPITALTGDDDPKTTLEEAEGWRAHTTGAFDLRVYPGGHFFLSSQAPAVLALLREHLTAAGKPAA